The following are from one region of the Vicinamibacterales bacterium genome:
- a CDS encoding acyltransferase, whose product MPAPDTLGSSVSAQRPSLASRLSRSSIPGLDAARAVAVSLVVLYHFGLDAVPGATGVTIFFVLSGFLITWLLLREYEGTGTISFKDFYLRRGLRIFPAFYFYWAVGTIIYVVRDHPMDWGLTWSSLAYVTNYYLALVPNHGDHFLGHTWSLAIEEQFYLLWPIGLWMFRRDLRRMTQALIVAIVCIWIYRAGLCLAGVSDSYLYHAFDTRADQLLIGCLTAVCAKRGLLEGFAMRLARRPIYLVATAVLLYISVAMPVPQLMYRYTVGYPIQECFIVVLLLQLIMLSGAGIWSWTEWSPVRYLGRISYSVYLWQQLTLFTSARVTSQFPLVVQLAFALVVTVAFAAISFHFIERPFLRLKDRLRHTTPVVKSPAVAIAG is encoded by the coding sequence ATGCCTGCTCCTGACACGCTCGGCTCGTCGGTTTCGGCGCAGCGCCCCTCACTGGCGAGTCGCCTGTCGCGATCCTCGATTCCGGGCCTCGATGCGGCGCGCGCCGTCGCGGTGTCCCTGGTCGTCCTTTACCACTTCGGGCTCGACGCCGTCCCTGGCGCGACGGGGGTCACCATCTTCTTCGTGCTCAGCGGCTTTTTGATTACGTGGCTGCTGCTCCGCGAGTACGAGGGCACCGGGACCATCTCGTTCAAGGATTTCTACCTGCGGCGCGGCCTTCGCATCTTTCCGGCCTTCTATTTCTACTGGGCGGTCGGCACGATCATTTACGTGGTTCGCGATCACCCGATGGACTGGGGCCTGACGTGGAGTTCGTTGGCCTACGTCACCAACTACTATCTGGCGCTGGTGCCGAACCACGGCGATCATTTCCTGGGTCACACGTGGTCGCTGGCGATCGAGGAGCAGTTCTACCTGCTGTGGCCCATCGGTCTCTGGATGTTCCGACGTGATCTACGGCGCATGACACAGGCGTTGATCGTCGCGATTGTCTGCATCTGGATCTACCGTGCCGGGCTGTGCCTGGCGGGTGTCTCCGACAGCTACCTCTATCACGCCTTCGATACCCGCGCCGATCAGTTGCTGATTGGCTGTTTGACCGCGGTGTGCGCCAAGCGAGGCCTGCTCGAGGGATTCGCGATGCGCCTGGCACGGCGGCCAATCTACCTCGTCGCGACGGCCGTGCTTCTCTACATCAGTGTCGCAATGCCGGTGCCACAATTGATGTACCGCTATACCGTCGGCTACCCGATCCAGGAGTGCTTCATCGTGGTGCTTCTGCTGCAATTGATCATGCTCAGCGGCGCCGGCATCTGGTCATGGACGGAATGGTCGCCCGTCCGATATCTGGGCCGCATCTCCTATTCTGTCTATCTCTGGCAGCAGCTGACGCTGTTCACGTCGGCACGCGTCACGTCCCAGTTTCCACTGGTGGTGCAACTCGCCTTCGCCCTGGTGGTCACTGTGGCCTTTGCCGCGATATCGTTTCATTTCATTGAACGCCCTTTCCTTCGGCTGAAGGACCGCCTGCGCCACACCACGCCTGTCGTGAAATCGCCGGCCGTGGCGATCGCCGGGTGA
- a CDS encoding GNAT family N-acetyltransferase yields the protein MVSTQSTAWTKWEDVRESWRALFLASPYRSFFTSVEWIDTWLAVFGEQLNPEIVTISDGERVIGACLLVYRDEKVAFVPVRRVYLNTSGEDERDETYIEFNDLLCLDACEQVVAQALGRHLQSAGWDELILNGCNRSGSIDALLDVFQDLSRTGRIDRSFYVSLDPIRDAGRSVEAVLSRNSRRNVKRTTTAYQQLGALTFEVAEQADTALRMLDQLAALHQSRWVAKGEAGVFSSARFVQFNRTLVERHLRDGRVQMMRLSVGDRVIGVICNLVLDRKVYFYLCGFELGTDNNLRPGLITVHRAIQYCLEHGFGEFDLMAGDVQYKRTFSEVSRELHWITLRRPSAKLRMLETLRTVRASWTRGESRTPSERDDENAV from the coding sequence ATGGTATCGACGCAGAGTACGGCCTGGACGAAGTGGGAAGACGTGCGGGAATCGTGGCGCGCGCTCTTCCTCGCCTCGCCTTATCGATCGTTCTTCACGAGCGTCGAGTGGATCGACACGTGGTTGGCGGTTTTCGGCGAGCAATTGAACCCTGAGATCGTCACGATCAGCGACGGGGAACGCGTGATCGGAGCATGTCTCCTGGTCTATCGGGACGAAAAGGTCGCCTTCGTGCCCGTGCGCCGGGTGTATCTCAACACGTCCGGCGAAGACGAACGGGACGAGACCTACATCGAGTTCAACGATCTTCTCTGCCTGGACGCCTGTGAACAGGTCGTCGCGCAGGCGCTTGGGCGTCATCTCCAGAGCGCCGGCTGGGACGAACTGATCCTCAACGGATGCAATCGCAGCGGGTCGATCGACGCCCTTCTCGACGTTTTTCAGGATCTCTCCAGAACCGGTCGTATCGATCGCAGCTTTTACGTCAGCCTCGATCCCATTCGCGATGCCGGCCGCTCGGTCGAGGCGGTGCTGTCGCGCAACAGCCGTCGCAACGTCAAGCGGACGACCACCGCGTACCAGCAGCTCGGCGCCTTGACTTTCGAGGTGGCCGAACAGGCGGACACGGCGCTCCGGATGCTCGATCAGCTGGCGGCCCTTCACCAGTCGCGCTGGGTGGCGAAGGGAGAGGCCGGCGTTTTCAGCTCGGCGCGATTCGTCCAGTTCAACCGGACGCTCGTCGAGCGGCACCTGCGCGACGGCAGGGTTCAGATGATGCGGTTGTCCGTCGGCGATCGCGTCATCGGCGTCATCTGTAATCTCGTACTCGATCGCAAGGTCTACTTCTATTTGTGCGGTTTCGAATTGGGTACCGACAACAATCTTCGCCCGGGGCTGATTACGGTGCACCGGGCGATCCAGTACTGCCTCGAGCACGGGTTTGGCGAGTTCGACCTGATGGCTGGCGACGTGCAGTACAAGCGGACGTTCTCAGAGGTCAGCCGGGAACTGCACTGGATCACGCTGCGGCGCCCCTCCGCAAAACTGCGGATGCTGGAGACGCTGAGAACCGTCCGCGCGTCGTGGACCAGGGGTGAATCCCGGACACCGAGTGAGCGTGACGATGAAAACGCCGTCTGA
- a CDS encoding polysaccharide deacetylase family protein: MPTFSQTRSPDVPLSSKRDRAARLAERLLLTRLAESCPTPRRLLVLNYHRLAQNAADECEHDGDVVSAFADDFSRQVRHLNKRFDVVTLDEAIAIAEGTLSHRGTAVLLTFDDGYRDCYTIAFPILRAEGAPATFFLVSSMVGSTRLPWWDQIATAIKQSTAANLTLRYPVAVDFSLAGNRLAAIRSTIRLYKSPQTQDSSRFLLELFERCNVSPPSESTDRLFLDWDEAAEMLAGGMDFGSHTHSHPLLSKLSFAEQVRELSLSRALLSDHLKTAIDVLAYPVGSVDAFNRDTHRALAQSGYRAAFSYYGGLNVPGQSPRYDLKRVSVDLDLHWPRFRLQTALAPYHRRLWS, from the coding sequence ATGCCCACCTTCTCCCAGACGAGGTCGCCCGATGTGCCCTTGTCGTCCAAACGCGATCGCGCCGCACGGCTCGCCGAACGGCTGCTCCTGACCCGGCTCGCGGAGTCCTGCCCGACGCCCAGACGGCTGCTGGTCCTCAACTACCATCGCCTGGCGCAAAACGCCGCCGACGAATGCGAGCACGACGGCGACGTCGTCTCGGCCTTTGCCGACGATTTTTCCCGTCAGGTGCGGCATCTGAACAAACGCTTCGACGTCGTCACGCTCGACGAAGCGATCGCCATCGCCGAGGGAACGCTGTCGCACCGCGGCACGGCGGTGCTGCTGACGTTCGATGACGGTTATCGCGACTGCTACACCATCGCCTTCCCGATACTCCGCGCCGAAGGTGCGCCGGCGACCTTCTTTCTCGTCAGTTCCATGGTCGGCTCAACGCGGCTGCCCTGGTGGGATCAGATCGCGACGGCCATCAAACAATCGACCGCCGCCAACTTGACCCTTCGCTATCCGGTTGCCGTCGACTTCTCGCTGGCCGGCAATCGTCTCGCCGCCATCCGCTCGACGATCCGTCTCTATAAGTCGCCGCAGACGCAGGATTCTTCTCGATTCCTGCTGGAGTTGTTCGAACGCTGCAACGTGAGTCCCCCGAGCGAGTCGACCGATCGATTGTTCCTCGACTGGGACGAAGCGGCGGAAATGCTCGCCGGTGGCATGGACTTCGGTTCTCATACGCACTCCCATCCGCTGCTGTCGAAGCTGAGTTTTGCAGAGCAGGTTCGCGAACTGTCGCTGTCGCGGGCGTTGCTGTCGGATCACTTGAAGACGGCGATCGATGTCCTGGCATATCCGGTCGGCAGCGTGGACGCTTTCAACCGCGACACGCACCGCGCGCTCGCACAATCGGGGTATCGCGCCGCGTTTTCCTATTACGGCGGCCTCAACGTGCCTGGGCAATCGCCGCGCTACGATCTCAAGCGCGTTTCGGTCGACCTCGATTTGCACTGGCCGCGTTTCCGGCTTCAAACCGCGCTGGCGCCCTATCATCGGCGGCTGTGGTCCTAG
- a CDS encoding O-antigen ligase family protein: MGIALILIYFVDLYIRPQDWVSLTLNWPMDWIVFSILLFFVPLKVSRLPTVLKSHLLWMLVLWLAVVALSNLVHFDTATASDRFVYYAKLVVVFFSLLLYLETDFDVRGVVWLQILLSAILAIQCMDQVRTGIGWAGQPLGWDDGFGGRAKWVGLWDGMGVLSLLFVVAFPFLIQFFLGAWGIGYKAISLVLMGILFEGIALTQSRGGYIALVIVVILSIMFRFRAKKAVIPLAMAVVCLMTFAPARAGELDDSNGSKSASHRIELWSAGLTMVKENPVFGVGKSQFSHYAGEIAGLHLMAHNTFIENAAETGLVGLWVYVGLVYLVAKGAHEVLRKAASPRQASMARAMLVSIYGYVAASMFVSTDFDLFYVQLGVVAAFCQSAGCSPKLTKRDAVRIAAICVTFIVTMYVYTALHFGG; the protein is encoded by the coding sequence GTGGGTATCGCGCTAATACTTATCTATTTCGTCGATCTATACATAAGGCCGCAGGATTGGGTCTCGCTGACCCTCAACTGGCCGATGGACTGGATCGTCTTCTCGATCCTGCTGTTCTTCGTCCCACTCAAGGTCAGTCGACTGCCGACCGTGCTCAAGTCGCACCTGCTGTGGATGCTGGTGCTTTGGCTGGCGGTGGTGGCACTGTCGAATCTCGTCCACTTTGACACCGCGACGGCGAGCGATCGGTTTGTCTACTACGCGAAGCTGGTCGTCGTCTTCTTCAGTCTCCTGCTCTACCTGGAGACCGATTTCGACGTTCGCGGCGTCGTCTGGCTGCAGATCCTCTTGTCGGCCATTCTGGCGATCCAATGCATGGACCAGGTCCGCACCGGCATCGGTTGGGCGGGACAGCCGCTCGGATGGGATGACGGTTTCGGTGGCCGCGCAAAATGGGTCGGCCTCTGGGACGGCATGGGCGTGTTGTCGCTTCTCTTTGTCGTGGCATTCCCTTTCCTGATTCAGTTTTTTCTGGGCGCTTGGGGCATCGGGTACAAGGCCATCTCGCTCGTCCTGATGGGGATCCTGTTCGAGGGAATCGCGCTGACGCAGTCGCGCGGAGGCTACATCGCGCTGGTTATCGTCGTCATCCTCAGCATCATGTTTCGCTTTCGCGCGAAGAAGGCCGTGATACCCCTGGCGATGGCGGTCGTGTGCCTGATGACCTTTGCTCCGGCGCGAGCGGGAGAACTCGACGATTCAAATGGGAGTAAGTCTGCGTCACACCGCATCGAGCTTTGGAGCGCGGGGCTGACGATGGTGAAGGAGAATCCCGTCTTCGGCGTGGGAAAATCGCAGTTTTCCCACTATGCCGGGGAGATCGCAGGCCTTCATTTGATGGCCCACAACACTTTTATCGAAAATGCAGCTGAAACGGGGTTAGTTGGTCTGTGGGTCTATGTGGGACTGGTGTATCTCGTAGCCAAGGGAGCCCACGAGGTCTTGAGAAAGGCGGCCTCCCCGCGCCAGGCGTCGATGGCGAGAGCGATGCTCGTCAGCATTTACGGCTATGTCGCCGCGTCGATGTTCGTCAGCACCGACTTCGACCTGTTTTACGTTCAGTTGGGGGTGGTGGCGGCCTTCTGTCAATCGGCCGGCTGCAGTCCGAAGTTGACGAAGAGAGACGCGGTGCGAATCGCCGCGATCTGCGTCACCTTTATCGTCACCATGTACGTGTACACGGCGCTCCACTTCGGCGGATGA
- a CDS encoding glycosyltransferase family 4 protein, translating into MPAQAVALCEGLASEGWRVVRIRTNLGENRAAQWLDGIRGIRTIVRAPVFVWRLTANMLRVRIVHILTGSWLSFFLFALPAICLGRAARRKVVLHYHGGDAERFFEAWPNVVRYALRRCDDVVIPSGHLQPAFAAAGAGAIAIPNICATSRFAYDVDRPLSRTCIVARHLEPIYNVETVIRAFALIKVKHPDAMLAIAGGGSEEQRLRELAVALGLDAAVRFYGYIPNERMPALYGECGVFLNASRVDNAPVAILEAFAAGNPVVSSNVGGIPHMVVDGVTGFLMSPDDHRTMADRTCQLLEDAGLARGVRAMARQAAAAHEWPSVYRQLMDLPSYASALARPLNG; encoded by the coding sequence ATGCCCGCCCAAGCCGTTGCTCTTTGCGAGGGCCTTGCGTCGGAGGGATGGCGCGTCGTTCGCATCCGCACCAACCTCGGCGAGAATCGCGCTGCCCAATGGCTTGACGGCATACGGGGTATTCGCACGATCGTGCGGGCCCCGGTGTTCGTGTGGCGGCTCACTGCGAACATGCTTCGGGTCCGCATCGTGCACATCTTGACGGGGTCGTGGCTGTCGTTTTTCCTCTTTGCGCTGCCGGCAATCTGCCTGGGTCGCGCCGCGCGGCGGAAAGTGGTGCTGCACTACCACGGTGGCGATGCGGAGAGGTTCTTCGAGGCCTGGCCAAACGTCGTGCGCTACGCGCTGCGTCGCTGCGACGATGTCGTGATTCCTTCGGGGCATCTTCAGCCGGCGTTCGCGGCGGCTGGAGCAGGGGCGATCGCCATTCCCAACATCTGTGCGACCAGCCGCTTTGCCTACGATGTGGATCGCCCTCTCTCGCGCACCTGCATCGTCGCGCGCCACCTCGAACCGATATACAACGTCGAGACCGTGATTCGCGCGTTCGCGCTCATCAAGGTCAAACACCCTGACGCGATGCTGGCGATCGCCGGCGGCGGCTCGGAAGAACAACGGCTACGCGAGCTGGCCGTAGCACTTGGTCTCGACGCCGCGGTGCGTTTCTACGGCTATATCCCCAACGAGCGCATGCCTGCACTCTACGGCGAATGCGGTGTGTTCCTCAACGCCTCCCGCGTTGACAACGCCCCCGTCGCCATTCTGGAGGCGTTTGCGGCCGGGAATCCGGTCGTCAGCTCGAATGTGGGAGGAATTCCGCACATGGTGGTCGATGGGGTCACCGGGTTTCTGATGTCGCCGGACGACCATCGCACGATGGCCGACCGCACATGCCAGTTGCTCGAAGACGCAGGCCTTGCGCGTGGCGTCCGTGCCATGGCGCGACAGGCGGCAGCGGCCCATGAGTGGCCGTCCGTTTACCGCCAGCTGATGGACCTGCCCAGCTACGCGTCAGCGCTCGCGCGCCCGCTCAACGGTTGA
- a CDS encoding PEP-CTERM sorting domain-containing protein, translating to MCYIEHATQTERLFSMRTGPWRIGVFSAVLSLWMTGSAAAGPIVAVTTSGTAGDWTLDFLLTNDVGGGMRLNFFGLVLPSSETVVGTPNPWFNDPGMLCHGPGCTSPELDYFNFADLGGSSLQYNVAWRAESYPPGATALPDQQLLDGFRVHLTSMQLPEQVSWAVVAGYYGDPVGGQPYTGSPLFEESVSLPTVPEPSTLLLMATGASFLVRGYRRRSRA from the coding sequence GTGTGCTACATCGAGCACGCAACGCAGACAGAGAGGTTGTTCAGCATGCGCACGGGCCCATGGCGGATTGGCGTCTTCAGCGCGGTTCTCTCTCTTTGGATGACGGGTTCGGCAGCGGCGGGACCCATCGTCGCCGTCACCACGAGCGGAACGGCAGGAGACTGGACTCTGGACTTCTTGCTGACCAACGACGTCGGCGGCGGCATGCGGCTGAATTTCTTTGGCTTGGTACTCCCTTCGTCAGAGACGGTGGTGGGGACGCCGAATCCGTGGTTCAACGATCCGGGGATGCTGTGCCACGGTCCAGGGTGCACGTCACCGGAGTTGGACTATTTCAATTTCGCAGACCTGGGCGGCTCCTCCCTTCAATACAATGTCGCATGGCGTGCGGAGAGCTATCCGCCTGGCGCCACGGCGCTCCCCGACCAACAGTTGCTCGACGGGTTTCGCGTCCATCTCACCTCGATGCAGCTGCCGGAGCAGGTCAGTTGGGCCGTCGTCGCTGGCTACTACGGAGATCCTGTCGGGGGTCAGCCTTACACGGGTTCACCACTCTTCGAGGAGTCGGTGAGTTTGCCAACGGTACCAGAGCCTTCAACTCTTCTGCTGATGGCGACTGGCGCGAGTTTCCTCGTGCGCGGCTATCGTCGCCGCTCCAGGGCCTGA
- a CDS encoding phosphotransferase yields MPSDLQKDHQPTAAGLAGAVRALGWVEGLEQYLRPFDEAATYWIRWSLSSRHVSWKGLLPAGSGGSIVLVDRGWGTSVVTLARQYARVHAIFTDQDLADIVRARAEWLGLTNITSYTTDGLHAAPLPPASCDAAALCQVSCDDITPDLARALSEWLRPDALLFASLLRPRLTLGGILALVRSHRALRSVSNSRTYFRYLGAPVSAAEIVPLRIRTARPRQIAASLAAPLLSPALAIVGRTGIPGASQFEQVLADLAARRGVPRTMLQVERYVFSNPGGLTLQVRDRTRSVSSFVKMPFHPLATERMLVNHRMLRLLNERQLVSPTAIPQAEEAGRAGECPYFVEGAVHGRAVSRRELREERTGASLQTQAFEWITALHTKTAVAAPMDAPRMERLVIAPLESALRFLQTADNASTLRQLRDFLIRFFDGRTLPLVLSHGDFTLDNMFFDASPHPRICAVFDWDLGDIAGLPCLDLLYNILTIERTRSGSSTVASSASIFRRTLLQGAYRPLERQAIERYRASLGIDAEAIAPLTLMMWVHHLAIRMRTPEPAGFSARDWDEVLAALPQLTASRVV; encoded by the coding sequence TTGCCTAGCGATCTGCAGAAGGACCACCAACCCACCGCGGCCGGACTCGCCGGCGCCGTGCGCGCGCTGGGTTGGGTGGAAGGGCTCGAGCAGTACTTGCGCCCGTTTGATGAGGCTGCGACCTACTGGATTCGGTGGAGCCTGAGTTCGCGTCACGTTTCGTGGAAAGGCCTGCTGCCGGCCGGCAGCGGTGGCTCAATCGTTCTTGTCGATCGCGGGTGGGGAACGTCGGTCGTGACCCTGGCCCGCCAGTACGCGCGCGTTCACGCCATCTTCACCGATCAGGATCTGGCCGACATCGTTCGCGCACGCGCCGAGTGGCTCGGACTGACGAACATCACGTCTTACACGACGGACGGCTTGCATGCGGCTCCGCTCCCACCGGCCTCATGCGACGCGGCGGCCCTGTGCCAGGTCTCCTGCGACGACATCACACCGGATCTCGCGCGTGCCTTGAGTGAGTGGCTGAGGCCTGACGCGCTGCTGTTCGCGTCGCTGCTGCGGCCGCGATTGACCCTCGGCGGCATCCTCGCGCTGGTGCGGTCTCACCGCGCTCTGCGTTCCGTGTCCAATAGCCGAACCTACTTCCGGTATCTTGGCGCCCCTGTCAGCGCCGCTGAAATCGTGCCGCTTCGAATACGGACGGCTCGGCCGCGACAGATCGCCGCCAGCCTTGCCGCGCCGCTGCTCTCGCCCGCGCTGGCCATCGTCGGTCGCACCGGAATCCCTGGCGCGTCGCAGTTCGAGCAGGTGCTGGCCGATCTTGCAGCCCGCCGTGGTGTGCCCCGCACGATGCTCCAGGTTGAGCGCTATGTCTTTTCGAACCCGGGTGGCCTCACGCTGCAGGTGCGCGATCGTACGCGGTCGGTCAGCTCGTTCGTGAAAATGCCATTCCACCCTCTTGCCACCGAGAGAATGCTGGTGAATCACCGGATGCTTCGGCTTCTCAACGAGCGACAACTCGTGAGCCCGACGGCCATTCCGCAAGCCGAAGAGGCCGGACGTGCCGGTGAGTGCCCTTACTTCGTGGAGGGGGCGGTCCACGGGCGTGCGGTATCCAGGCGCGAGCTGCGGGAGGAGCGGACGGGTGCGTCGCTGCAGACGCAGGCGTTCGAGTGGATCACCGCGTTGCACACGAAGACCGCCGTCGCCGCGCCAATGGACGCACCGAGGATGGAAAGGCTGGTCATCGCGCCTCTCGAGTCGGCACTTCGGTTTCTGCAGACCGCCGATAACGCGAGCACGTTGCGGCAACTTCGCGACTTTTTGATACGGTTCTTCGATGGGCGAACGCTCCCGCTGGTCTTGTCGCACGGAGACTTCACGCTCGACAACATGTTCTTCGATGCATCGCCTCACCCGCGCATCTGCGCCGTGTTCGACTGGGACCTGGGGGATATCGCGGGTCTACCCTGTCTCGATCTGCTCTACAACATTCTGACTATCGAAAGGACTCGCAGCGGCTCGTCAACCGTCGCCTCATCCGCCTCGATATTCCGTCGCACGCTGTTGCAGGGCGCGTATCGGCCGTTGGAGCGTCAGGCTATTGAACGCTATCGCGCATCGCTGGGAATCGACGCGGAGGCAATCGCACCGCTGACGTTGATGATGTGGGTGCACCATCTGGCGATTCGCATGCGAACGCCCGAGCCGGCCGGTTTTTCCGCGCGTGATTGGGATGAGGTGCTGGCAGCGCTGCCGCAGCTGACGGCGTCACGCGTCGTCTGA
- a CDS encoding GNAT family N-acetyltransferase: MKTPSESAVAQVATGSEDPAIEQEFGVLIRRLELGAAVRKFLRVVGQPPFYIAQRCVSALTRDRLRLGRHYFMALGRPPSGDAARPGLEIRLATEDDFASAGSSSTPLTRGRWQARLAAGDECLIAADHGEIVGYNWFATRPLFEMDECRFVVGIPDSGAYSYDVYVRESHRRLGVWRLLQVHLLEAILRPRGRTILLSAIEYGNDRSVAAHLRVGYVHFMTLRTVFFRGRAFNRLRPMDLRRDSESLRVFADDCRTHCQTHSEAEAVK; this comes from the coding sequence ATGAAAACGCCGTCTGAGTCGGCGGTGGCACAGGTCGCGACCGGTTCCGAAGACCCTGCTATCGAACAGGAATTCGGAGTCCTCATCCGCCGGCTCGAACTGGGCGCCGCGGTGCGCAAGTTTCTGCGAGTCGTGGGCCAGCCCCCCTTCTATATCGCCCAGCGCTGCGTGTCCGCCTTGACGCGCGACCGGCTGCGCCTCGGCCGGCACTACTTCATGGCACTCGGTCGGCCCCCTTCCGGCGACGCCGCCCGACCTGGGTTGGAGATTCGATTGGCCACGGAAGACGATTTCGCCTCCGCAGGATCGTCATCGACGCCCCTCACGCGCGGCCGCTGGCAGGCGCGGCTGGCCGCCGGAGACGAGTGCCTGATCGCCGCAGACCACGGCGAGATCGTCGGTTACAACTGGTTTGCTACTCGGCCGCTATTCGAGATGGACGAGTGCCGTTTCGTGGTCGGCATCCCGGACTCGGGCGCATACAGCTACGACGTCTACGTGCGCGAGTCGCATCGTCGGCTGGGCGTGTGGCGCCTGTTGCAGGTCCATTTGCTGGAGGCCATACTCAGGCCTCGCGGCCGTACTATTCTTCTCAGCGCGATCGAGTACGGAAACGACCGTTCGGTGGCGGCGCATCTCAGAGTTGGCTACGTGCACTTCATGACGCTGCGGACCGTCTTCTTTCGAGGCCGGGCCTTCAATCGGCTCCGCCCCATGGACCTGCGGCGCGATTCGGAATCGCTACGCGTATTCGCCGATGACTGCCGGACGCACTGTCAGACGCATTCGGAAGCGGAGGCGGTCAAGTAG
- a CDS encoding glycosyltransferase: MARVDILTPFHNTPIEWVRQAIESVQAQTFGDWKLILVDDGSSAEAAAALNDLVRTVADGRVISLRIPNGGPAAARNAAIRASDSDYLAILDSDDMWYARKLELQVPYLDHHRDVALVHANHDVLNPDGSRRPGRRTLPNFNQLTQDEIIARTIVNNIVGHGESLFRRSAAESVGLYDERLRTVEDKDLLVRMLIAGHKYVHLDETVYLYRLHLSNSTKNVVGQLEGRLQLVEKMDRQLGDTEAGARLAWPTLKRHVTQLAWRQAVEGYLDRRDYREAFRYALPAYCGWSGYTGKLVLRCAYGVLVRGSARRQSA, translated from the coding sequence ATGGCCAGAGTCGACATCCTCACGCCGTTCCACAATACGCCGATCGAGTGGGTCAGGCAGGCGATCGAAAGCGTGCAGGCGCAGACCTTCGGTGATTGGAAACTGATCCTGGTCGACGATGGTTCGAGCGCCGAAGCCGCCGCCGCTCTCAACGATCTGGTTCGGACGGTTGCTGACGGCCGCGTAATCAGCTTGCGCATCCCGAACGGCGGTCCGGCGGCAGCCCGCAACGCCGCGATTCGGGCGTCGGATTCCGACTACCTGGCGATTCTTGACTCGGACGACATGTGGTACGCCCGGAAGCTCGAGCTCCAGGTGCCGTACCTCGACCATCATCGCGATGTGGCACTGGTGCATGCCAATCATGACGTTCTCAATCCCGACGGGAGCCGACGCCCGGGCCGACGAACGCTGCCGAACTTCAACCAGCTGACGCAGGACGAGATCATTGCCCGGACGATCGTCAACAATATCGTCGGCCACGGCGAGTCGCTCTTTCGACGATCGGCGGCGGAATCCGTTGGGCTGTACGATGAGCGCCTGCGCACCGTTGAAGACAAGGACCTCCTGGTGCGCATGCTGATTGCGGGGCACAAATACGTCCACCTCGATGAGACGGTCTATCTCTACCGCTTACATCTATCGAACTCGACCAAGAATGTCGTCGGCCAGCTCGAGGGCCGGCTGCAGTTGGTCGAGAAGATGGACCGCCAGCTCGGTGACACGGAGGCCGGGGCGAGACTCGCCTGGCCAACGCTGAAGCGGCACGTCACTCAACTCGCGTGGCGGCAAGCCGTGGAGGGGTATCTCGATCGTCGCGATTACCGGGAGGCCTTTCGCTACGCGCTTCCCGCCTACTGTGGCTGGTCGGGCTACACCGGCAAACTTGTCCTGCGCTGTGCGTATGGCGTGCTCGTGCGCGGCAGCGCGCGACGCCAATCGGCCTGA